CAGAAGGTGAGGTACTGCCGCCCGCTCAGCCGCTCGAAGAGGCTCAGCTCCTCGGGCACCACGCCGATGCGGCGTTTGATCTCCAGGGGCCGCGCCACCGCGTCCACGCCCAGCAGCTGGATGTGTCCGGCGTCGGGTGCGTACACGCCGGTGAGCAGCGCGATGGTGGTGGACTTGCCTGCTCCGTTGGGCCCCAGGAACGCATAGAAGGCGCCCTTGGGGATGTTCAGGTCCATGCCTTGCAGCGCGGTGAAGCCGCCAAAGCGCTTCACGAGCCCACGGGCGTCGACGGCCAGTTCAGGGGGAGGGGGTGCCATGCGCGAGCCCATGATCTCATCCGACGCCCGCTCCCGTTGACAATCCCCCTTCTGGCCCGCTCCGCCCACCTTGGCCCACCCGGCAGAGGGGGGCCCCGTCCTGGGGGTCCGGGCGAGCTTCCGGGGGTGACTTGACCGGGGCGTTTTTGAAACCTATTCTCATTATCACTTGGACCGCCGCGATCCGCGGCCTTCACCGTCGTGAGCCTCTCCTATGATCGTCTGCCTGTGCCGTGCTGTTTCGGATCGGACCATTCGTGCCCGCATCTCCGAGGGAGCCCACACAGTCGAGGAGCTGGGATCGGCCTGTGGGGCGGGGACAGGGTGCGGTGGTTGTCATGATCAGCTCAGTCAGCTCATCGGCGAGGCCCGTCAGTCCAACACCGTGCGGCCCGCGTGCCGCGAGAGTTGTGCCGCGGCGACCCTGCGGGTAGCTTCCGTGGCCCTATGAAAGGCCATTCCCAGGTCATCGACCTGCTCAACGACGTCCTGACGACCGAGCTGACGGCGATCAACGAGTACTTCCTGCACGCGCGTATCGCCCAGAACTGGGGGTACGAGCGGATCGGGAAGAAAATCTACGAAGAGTCGATCGGCGAGATGAAGCACGCGGACAGGCTCGTCAAGCGCATCCTCTTCCTGGAGGGGCTGCCGAACCTGCAGCGTCTGGCCAAGGTGAAC
Above is a window of Cystobacter fuscus DNA encoding:
- a CDS encoding (2Fe-2S)-binding protein produces the protein MIVCLCRAVSDRTIRARISEGAHTVEELGSACGAGTGCGGCHDQLSQLIGEARQSNTVRPACRESCAAATLRVASVAL